In the genome of Raphanus sativus cultivar WK10039 chromosome 4, ASM80110v3, whole genome shotgun sequence, one region contains:
- the LOC108854673 gene encoding probable carboxylesterase SOBER1-like isoform X1, whose translation MRTSTLTKPIVLFSISLLSTVLFFAFFFEDKPYSSSSPSSSDSMARRTFILWLHGLGDSGPANEPIKSLFKSPEFTNTKWLFPSAPPNPVSCNHGMVMPSWFDIRELPLTAGSPNDESSVLEAVKNVHAVIDKEIAGGIKPENVYICGFSQGGALTLASALLYPKTLGGGAVFSGWVPFNSSVINQFTKDAIKVSICCCFFLFLVKFFIFLVTVFNFLCICRRQSCGLMGLMTRLYYSKLVKQLFLSFNKLVSLVNLRHIQILDTRLVIMSFSIWSHGSNRGC comes from the exons ATGCGAACAAGCACATTGACGAAACCGATCGTTCTCTTCTCGATCTCACTGTTGAGCACCGTCCTCTTCTTCGCATTCTTCTTCGAAGACAAGCCTTACTCATCATCATCTCCCTCTTCGTCAGACTCCATGGCTCGAAGAACCTTCATCTTGTGGCTTCACGGGCTTGGAGATTCCGGACCTGCCAACGAACCCATCAAGTCACTTTTCAAGTCTCCCGAGTTTACCAACACCAAATGGCTCTTCCCATCCGCTCCTCCTAATCCTGTCTCCTGCAATC ATGGTATGGTGATGCCTTCTTGGTTTGACATCCGTGAGCTTCCTCTTACCGCG GGCTCTCCAAATGATGAAAGCAGTGTGCTTGAAGCAGTTAAGAACGTTCATGCTGTTATAGATAAGGAGATTGCAGGAGGAATCAAGCCAGAAAACGTGTATATCTGTGGATTTAGCCAAGGAG GGGCATTAACCTTGGCTAGTGCTCTGCTTTACCCTAAAACTCTTGGAGGAGGTGCAGTCTTTAGTGGATGGGTTCCATTCAATTCTTCTGTCATCAATCAGTTTACCAAAGATGCTATCAAGGTTTCTatctgttgttgtttttttctttttcttgtcaaattttttatttttctagtgactgtttttaattttttgtgcaTATGTAGACGCCAATCTTGTGGTCTCATGGGATTGATGACAAGACTGTACTATTCGAAGCTGGTCAAGCAGCTCTTCCTTTCCTTCAACAAGCTGGTGTCACTTGTGAATTTAAG GCATATCCAGATCTTGGACACTCGATTAGTAATAATGAGCTTCAGTATCTGGAGTCATGGATCAAACAGAGGATGCTGa
- the LOC108854673 gene encoding probable carboxylesterase SOBER1-like isoform X2: MRTSTLTKPIVLFSISLLSTVLFFAFFFEDKPYSSSSPSSSDSMARRTFILWLHGLGDSGPANEPIKSLFKSPEFTNTKWLFPSAPPNPVSCNHGMVMPSWFDIRELPLTAGSPNDESSVLEAVKNVHAVIDKEIAGGIKPENVYICGFSQGGALTLASALLYPKTLGGGAVFSGWVPFNSSVINQFTKDAIKTPILWSHGIDDKTVLFEAGQAALPFLQQAGVTCEFKAYPDLGHSISNNELQYLESWIKQRMLSSSSSSS, encoded by the exons ATGCGAACAAGCACATTGACGAAACCGATCGTTCTCTTCTCGATCTCACTGTTGAGCACCGTCCTCTTCTTCGCATTCTTCTTCGAAGACAAGCCTTACTCATCATCATCTCCCTCTTCGTCAGACTCCATGGCTCGAAGAACCTTCATCTTGTGGCTTCACGGGCTTGGAGATTCCGGACCTGCCAACGAACCCATCAAGTCACTTTTCAAGTCTCCCGAGTTTACCAACACCAAATGGCTCTTCCCATCCGCTCCTCCTAATCCTGTCTCCTGCAATC ATGGTATGGTGATGCCTTCTTGGTTTGACATCCGTGAGCTTCCTCTTACCGCG GGCTCTCCAAATGATGAAAGCAGTGTGCTTGAAGCAGTTAAGAACGTTCATGCTGTTATAGATAAGGAGATTGCAGGAGGAATCAAGCCAGAAAACGTGTATATCTGTGGATTTAGCCAAGGAG GGGCATTAACCTTGGCTAGTGCTCTGCTTTACCCTAAAACTCTTGGAGGAGGTGCAGTCTTTAGTGGATGGGTTCCATTCAATTCTTCTGTCATCAATCAGTTTACCAAAGATGCTATCAAG ACGCCAATCTTGTGGTCTCATGGGATTGATGACAAGACTGTACTATTCGAAGCTGGTCAAGCAGCTCTTCCTTTCCTTCAACAAGCTGGTGTCACTTGTGAATTTAAG GCATATCCAGATCTTGGACACTCGATTAGTAATAATGAGCTTCAGTATCTGGAGTCATGGATCAAACAGAGGATGCTGagttcctcttcttcttcttcttaa
- the LOC108848943 gene encoding uncharacterized membrane protein At1g16860-like, with protein MAGRIQSHQLPNGLYVSGKLEQPKEPRPPTMAARAVPYTGGDIKKSGELGRMFDVSLLDPQGPPPPPPLIVGGNSSGGNSRQHAPPRVSASSSNPNSGSVRSGPNSGPVKKSSGPLSQLQPTGLITSGSLSGPIGSGSRRSGQMDRQVSNLGSSKAKYGSSVTCLNADPVRVGFKVPKTVVWAVVVVAAMGLLVGAFLTVAVKKPVVIAAVIAAVVPAVVALVWNCVWGRKGLLSFIKKYPDAELRGAIDGQFVKVTGVVTCGSIPLESSYQRTPRCVYVSTELYEYKGLGGRSANPKHRCFSWGSRHVERYVSDFYISDFQSGLRALVKAGYGSKVSPFVKPATVANVTTQNKDLSPSFLKWLSDRNLSADNRVMRLKEGYIKEGSTVSVMGMVRRHDNVLMIVPPAEPVSSGCRWWRCLLPTYADGLIITCDDNQNADVIPV; from the exons ATGGCGGGTCGGATCCAATCCCACCAGCTTCCTAATGGACTCTACGTCTCCGGTAAGCTCGAACAGCCTAAAGAACCACGACCACCGACAATGGCGGCTCGTGCCGTGCCTTACACCGGAGGCGACATCAAGAAGTCCGGCGAGCTTGGGAGGATGTTCGACGTCTCCCTCCTCGATCCCCAAGGACCTCCGCCTCCTCCGCCGCTCATCGTCGGCGGTAACAGCAGCGGCGGGAACTCCAGGCAGCATGCGCCGCCGCGTGTCTCCGCCTCTTCTTCGAACCCCAACAGTGGATCCGTTCGGTCCGGACCCAACTCCGGTCCGGTTAAGAAATCTTCCGGTCCGCTCTCTCAACTCCAGCCTACCGGTTTGATAACCTCCGGTTCGCTATCCGGTCCGATCGGGTCCGGGTCCAGACGGTCGGGTCAGATGGACCGTCAAGTGAGTAACTTGGGATCGAGCAAGGCGAAATACGGGTCGTCGGTGACGTGTCTGAACGCCGACccggttcgggtcgggtttaaAGTGCCGAAGACGGTTGTCTGGGCGGTGGTGGTCGTGGCGGCGATGGGGTTGCTCGTGGGGGCGTTTTTAACTGTGGCAGTGAAGAAACCGGTGGTGATTGCGGCGGTTATAGCGGCGGTGGTTCCGGCCGTGGTGGCTTTGGTGTGGAACTGCGTTTGGGGAAGGAAAGGGCTGTTGAGTTTCATCAAGAAGTATCCAGATGCTGAACTTAGAGGCGCCATTGATGGACAGTTCGTTAAAGTTACTGGG GTTGTGACATGTGGAAGCATTCCTCTGGAGTCTTCATACCAAAGAACACCAAGATGCGTCTATGTTTCCACGGAGTTGTATGAGTACAAAGGTCTTGGTGGGAGATCCGCAAATCCAAAACATAGATGTTTTTCTTGGGGATCTAGACACGTAGAG AGATATGTTTCGGATTTTTACATCTCAGACTTCCAATCTGGATTAAGAGCGCTGGTAAAAGCAGGATATGGATCAAAAGTTTCTCCTTTCGTCAAACCGGCGACAGTGGCTAATGTAACGACTCAGAACAAAGATTTGTCTCCCAGCTTCCTAAAGTGGCTGTCGGATCGCAACCTCTCTGCTGATAATCGTGTCATGCGTCTCAAAGAAGG ATACATAAAAGAAGGAAGCACGGTGAGCGTGATGGGAATGGTGAGAAGACACGACAACGTTCTGATGATAGTTCCTCCAGCAGAACCCGTCTCCAGTGGCTGCCGGTGGTGGCGCTGCCTCCTCCCGACCTATGCAGATGGCCTAATCATCACCTGCGACGATAATCAAAACGCTGATGTCATCCCTGTCTGA
- the LOC108854108 gene encoding transcription initiation factor IIF subunit alpha, with protein sequence MELKSKCEVCGFEKKKLFQNVCKHLTLCLDCGRTMALNKATCTVCEVLYTKLIREMNVRPAREDEPKEMILTSYPRGAPEAGVKLFWKKDLTCKGKAVCSGGGMGACEGEGVGPCEGGGKGKEVCTLENESGDVRFDGSLKRPESTYYALIAEKGEFVAVPVTYWYEMTKVVAVPEERQLTLEQAEERMEARRRAQERTEKRMLKLIGESSKSNEEGSDENKSTDEESLDMEAEKSTDEETGDGEEGGTTPNPYM encoded by the exons ATGGAACTTAAAAGCAAATGTGAAGTATGTGGTTTCGAGAAGAAGAAGCTCTTCCAGAATGTATGCAAGCATCTCACCTTGTGCTTGGATTGCGGTCGTACCATGGCTTTGAACAAGGCCACGTGTACAGTTTGTGAAGTTCTATACACTAAGCTGATCCGG GAGATGAACGTCCGTCCTGCAAGGGAAGATGAGCCGAAGGAGATGATTCTTACCTCATACCCACGTGGCGCTCCAGAGGCTGGGGTCAAACTTTTTTGGAAAAAAGATTTGACATGTAAGGGAAAGGCAGTCTGCTCAGGTGGCGGAATGGGAGCGTGTGAAGGTGAGGGAGTGGGACCGTGTGAAGGTGGCGGAAAAGGAAAGGAAGTATGTACTCTCGAAAACGAATCCGGTGATGTGCGCTTCGACGGTAGTTTAAAAAGGCCAGAATCAACTTACTATGCTCTAATCGCCGAGAAAGGGGAGTTTGTGGCCGTTCCGGTGACCTATTG GTACGAGATGACTAAAGTCGTCGCAGTCCCAGAGGAAAGGCAACTCACACTCGAACAGGCCGAGGAGAGGATGGAAGCACGTCGCAGGGCTCAAGAAAGAACTGAAAAAAGGATGCTTAAGCTTATCGGGGAATCTTCCAAGAGCAATGAGGAAG gtTCTGATGAAAACAAGTCCACTGATGAAGAATCTCTAGATATGGAAGCTGAGAAGAGCACTGATGAAGAAACCGGTGATGGTGAAGAAGGTGGTACTACGCCAAATCCCTATATGTGA
- the LOC108854107 gene encoding F-box protein At4g22280, producing the protein MDRFNGLADEIICHILSFLPIEEAALTSVLSKRWRNLFAFRPNLQLDDHGVVDAAGIDSFIGFVDNVLSVSGSFPMRNISITCRNSIDADTGPVTRWMSEAVKHGVANLDIDVIAPGDVSLVPLEIFTCKTLVHLRLTQGFEAMIPEDVSLPSLKTLYLGRVYFYNSRYCVLGKLLSACPVLEELTVLGGYWQDLKCPRNVSSSTLKKLTMKCTDCFEYWDINLDTPSLVYLEYSDLPPKKYPTLNLPSLVEAKLDLHSGGGQGNPTNLIKGLRNVEILEILTIRDTGMALCTWREAVPVFINLSRLIITVDYPSYNWEFLPLLLNKSPHLQTLVIKGPLHADNVEREYGFSPVRVLKITEYGGEVGEFEQMKLFFEKLPCLELVKVCAYAITDKEKSRITSDLLMLPRLSMCKVQIKFCEEARPQLNTGSRLLS; encoded by the exons ATGGATAGATTCAACGGTCTAGCAGACGAGATAATATGTCACATTCTGTCTTTCCTACCCATAGAAGAGGCTGCTTTAACATCTGTCCTCTCAAAGCGTTGGCGTAACCTGTTTGCCTTCAGACCAAATCTTCAGCTAGACGATCACGGAGTGGTCGATGCTGCAGGAATAGACAGTTTCATCGGTTTTGTGGATAATGTATTGTCTGTGTCAGGCAGTTTCCCAATGAGGAACATCTCCATAACATGTCGAAACAGCATCGATGCCGACACGGGTCCTGTCACCCGCTGGATGAGTGAAGCGGTGAAACACGGTGTGGCGAATCTTGATATAGACGTAATCGCTCCTGGTGATGTGAGCTTGGTGCCTCTCGAGATCTTCACTTGCAAGACATTGGTTCACTTAAGACTAACACAAGGGTTTGAGGCAATGATCCCTGAGGATGTATCTCTTCCATCGCTCAAGACTCTCTATCTCGGCCGGGTTTATTTTTACAACAGCCGTTACTGTGTTTTGGGAAAGCTTCTTTCTGCGTGCCCTGTCCTTGAGGAACTGACCGTTCTTGGTGGGTACTGGCAGGATCTAAAATGTCCCCGCAATGTTTCCTCTTCGACCCTTAAGAAACTCACCATGAAGTGTACTGACTGTTTTGAATACTGGGACATAAATTTGGATACTCCCAGTCTTGTCTACTTGGAATACTCGGACTTACCTCCAAAAAAGTATCCAACTTTGAATCTCCCGTCCCTTGTCGAAGCTAAGCTTGATCTCCATTCTGGAGGAGGTCAAGGGAATCCAACAAATCTTATCAAGGGGTTAAGAAATGTTGAGATCTTGGAGATTTTAACTATTCGTGATACTGGGATG gCACTATGTACATGGCGTGAAGCAGTTCCAGTGTTCATCAACCTCTCTCGCTTAATTATTACAGTTGACTACCCAAGCTACAATTGGGAGTTTCTGCCGCTACTTTTGAACAAGTCTCCACATCTACAGACTCTTGTCATCAAG GGTCCACTGCACGCTGATaatgttgaacgtgagtatggGTTTTCACCTGTGAGAGTACTCAAGATAACTGAGTATGGAGGAGAGGTTGGAGAGTTTGAGCAAATGAAGCTTTTCTTTGAGAAACTGCCATGTCTTGAGCTTGTCAAAGTTTGTGCTTATGCAATAACCGACAAGGAAAAGTCTAGGATCACCAGTGATCTACTAATGCTTCCTAGATTGTCCATGTGCAAGGTCCAGATCAAGTTTTGTGAGGAAGCAAGACCCCAATTGAATACTGGGAGCAGGCTATTAAGTTAA